One Anaerolineales bacterium DNA segment encodes these proteins:
- the crtI gene encoding phytoene desaturase, with protein sequence MKPESAIIIGAGIGGLTAAAHLARRGMPVTILEKNEAPGGRCNRLVRRGHRFDTGPTLFVMPLLYEAEFRALGADMRARLDLQRVDPTYHLVFDDGARLALTSDMDCLRGQMEAVEPGSFRALGRYLKEGERHYQLVLDNLVNRDFRRLTDFFNLRNAPLLFQIKPLVNHYRNMAAYFNTPRLKNAFTFQDMYMGLSPFEAPATYSMMPYSELAHGVWYPRGGMYRVSEVLADLAREAGAEIVCNAAVERIEVNGARARGIRLADGSRLEADLILANADLPYVYRDLLPGDGSAKALLRKQFSCSVINFFWGLDRQFPDLKPHMLFLADDYRENFESIIRDKGLPANPTIYVHTPSRLDPAAAPPGRETLVATIPVGHMTDNGKQDWEALRGEARRHVFRRLKTIGLTGLERHIQAEAVYTPPSWAGRYNLVYGSTHGLSHRLTQMAVFRPANRHPRLKNLYFVGASTHPGTGMPTAMVSGRLVAERILDEQGN encoded by the coding sequence ATGAAGCCGGAATCCGCGATCATCATCGGCGCCGGTATCGGCGGATTGACCGCCGCCGCCCATCTGGCCCGCCGGGGGATGCCCGTCACCATCCTGGAGAAAAATGAAGCCCCCGGAGGACGCTGCAACCGCCTCGTGCGGAGAGGCCATCGGTTCGATACCGGTCCCACGTTGTTCGTCATGCCCTTGCTGTACGAGGCGGAATTCCGCGCGTTGGGGGCGGACATGCGCGCCCGGCTCGACCTGCAGCGCGTGGATCCGACTTACCATCTTGTGTTCGACGACGGCGCCCGACTGGCGCTGACTTCAGACATGGATTGCCTGCGCGGGCAGATGGAAGCCGTCGAACCGGGAAGCTTCCGGGCGCTGGGGCGCTATCTCAAGGAAGGGGAACGCCATTACCAACTGGTGCTGGATAACCTGGTCAACCGAGATTTCCGACGCCTGACCGATTTTTTCAACCTGCGCAACGCGCCCCTGCTTTTCCAAATCAAGCCGCTGGTGAACCATTACCGGAACATGGCCGCCTACTTCAACACGCCGCGCCTGAAAAACGCCTTCACTTTCCAAGATATGTACATGGGGTTAAGCCCGTTCGAGGCGCCGGCCACGTATTCGATGATGCCCTACTCGGAGTTGGCGCACGGCGTGTGGTATCCGCGCGGGGGGATGTACCGCGTGTCGGAGGTTCTGGCGGACCTGGCCCGCGAAGCCGGTGCGGAAATCGTCTGCAACGCGGCGGTGGAGCGGATCGAGGTCAATGGGGCGCGCGCCCGTGGAATCCGCCTGGCCGACGGGTCGCGGTTGGAAGCGGACCTGATCCTAGCCAATGCGGATCTGCCGTACGTGTACCGCGACCTGCTTCCTGGAGATGGATCGGCCAAGGCGCTGCTGCGCAAGCAGTTCTCCTGCTCGGTGATCAATTTCTTCTGGGGGCTGGATCGGCAATTTCCCGACCTGAAACCCCATATGCTTTTCCTGGCGGATGATTACCGTGAAAACTTCGAAAGCATCATCCGCGATAAAGGCCTTCCGGCTAATCCCACCATATATGTCCACACTCCCTCACGGCTCGATCCGGCCGCGGCTCCTCCCGGACGGGAAACCCTGGTCGCGACAATTCCGGTCGGCCATATGACCGACAACGGAAAACAGGATTGGGAGGCCCTGCGGGGCGAGGCCCGTCGGCATGTGTTCCGCAGACTGAAAACCATCGGCCTCACCGGTCTCGAGAGGCACATCCAGGCCGAAGCGGTGTACACGCCGCCCTCATGGGCCGGACGGTACAACTTGGTGTATGGATCCACCCACGGGTTGTCCCATCGATTGACGCAGATGGCTGTTTTCCGCCCGGCCAACCGGCATCCGCGACTTAAAAACTTGTATTTTGTCGGAGCCAGCACGCATCCCGGCACGGGTATGCCGACGGCGATGGTCTCGGGAAGGCTGGTTGCCGAGCGGATCCTGGACGAGCAAGGGAATTAA
- a CDS encoding nucleoside kinase, which yields METQSKIGPAAKRTTVQVTLADGRTFEGPAGTTIEAFLRAAEVHAEPPIVAALFGGELCELTHAVFQDGMLEPLNTGTGDGARIYRRSLVFLMVVAVRELFPGADVAVDHSVSDGGFYCTAYRRGAFSAEEMQRIETRMREIAHSDEPIRKRQVPLPEAIALFEREGYQDKIRLLKTREKDYLTLYSLRGIEDYFHGYMVPSTGYLKKFRLHRTGAGFILRFPRRHLPNELLPNGDYPKLWATFQEYGHWQERLNLEDVGMLNQAIERGRGREVILVAEALHDQKTAEIARRIADLRDTIRLVLIAGPSSSGKTTFSRRLSIQLLSHGLRPYPLEMDNFFVDRELTPRDEQGEMDFEAFEAVDVGLLNENLERLLRGEEVSLPRFDFPSGKRVPGETVRLPSNGVVIIEGIHGLNPALLPRFRSGEVYRIYASALTQLNLDRHNRISTTDSRLIRRIVRDASKRGHSPAFTISVWEKVRRGERKNIFVYQENSDSIFNSALIYELSALRPIAEPLLRQVGPDLPEYIEAKRLLALLAWVRPLSPEFIPDDSILREFIGESILEEFQSWGS from the coding sequence ATGGAGACGCAATCCAAGATTGGTCCGGCCGCCAAACGGACGACGGTCCAGGTGACTCTCGCAGACGGAAGGACTTTTGAGGGGCCGGCGGGGACAACGATCGAGGCGTTCCTCCGCGCCGCGGAAGTTCATGCCGAACCGCCGATCGTCGCGGCGTTGTTCGGCGGCGAATTGTGCGAATTAACGCATGCCGTTTTTCAGGACGGGATGCTTGAACCGCTGAATACGGGGACCGGAGACGGGGCGCGGATCTACCGCCGGTCGCTGGTGTTCCTGATGGTGGTCGCCGTACGCGAGTTGTTTCCGGGCGCCGACGTGGCGGTGGATCACTCGGTCAGCGACGGAGGATTCTACTGCACCGCCTACCGGCGCGGCGCATTTTCCGCAGAAGAGATGCAGCGGATTGAAACCCGGATGCGGGAGATCGCGCACTCCGACGAGCCGATCCGCAAGCGCCAGGTGCCGCTCCCGGAGGCGATCGCCCTCTTCGAGCGCGAAGGCTACCAGGATAAGATCCGCCTGTTAAAAACCCGCGAGAAGGATTACCTGACCCTCTACAGCCTGCGCGGGATCGAGGACTACTTCCATGGATACATGGTCCCCTCGACCGGATATTTAAAAAAGTTCCGCCTGCACCGGACGGGGGCGGGTTTCATCCTTCGCTTTCCGCGGCGCCATCTTCCCAACGAACTTCTGCCCAACGGGGATTATCCAAAACTCTGGGCGACCTTCCAGGAGTACGGCCATTGGCAGGAACGGCTGAACTTGGAAGATGTGGGCATGCTGAATCAGGCCATCGAACGCGGCCGGGGGCGGGAGGTTATTCTGGTGGCCGAAGCGCTGCACGATCAGAAAACGGCCGAGATCGCCCGCCGCATCGCCGACCTGCGGGATACGATCCGGCTGGTGCTGATTGCCGGCCCGTCCTCCTCCGGCAAGACGACCTTTTCGCGGCGGCTTTCGATTCAACTCCTCTCGCACGGCCTGCGTCCGTATCCGCTGGAGATGGACAATTTTTTCGTGGACCGCGAGTTAACGCCGCGCGACGAGCAGGGCGAAATGGATTTTGAAGCCTTCGAAGCCGTCGACGTCGGCCTGCTCAACGAAAACCTGGAGCGGTTGCTGCGGGGCGAAGAAGTCTCCCTTCCGCGCTTCGACTTTCCCTCCGGAAAGCGCGTTCCCGGAGAAACGGTCCGGCTGCCCTCGAACGGCGTGGTCATCATTGAGGGAATCCACGGACTTAACCCGGCCCTGCTTCCGCGGTTCCGTTCCGGGGAGGTGTACCGGATTTACGCGTCCGCCCTCACCCAGTTGAACCTCGACCGGCACAACCGGATTTCCACCACCGATTCGCGCCTCATCCGGCGGATCGTCCGCGACGCTTCGAAGCGGGGGCATTCCCCCGCCTTCACCATTTCGGTGTGGGAAAAAGTCCGGCGCGGGGAGCGAAAAAACATTTTCGTTTACCAGGAAAATTCCGACAGCATCTTCAACTCGGCGCTGATTTACGAGCTTTCGGCGCTGCGGCCGATCGCTGAACCGCTGCTACGCCAGGTCGGGCCGGATCTCCCCGAGTACATCGAGGCCAAACGCCTGCTGGCTTTGCTGGCCTGGGTCCGCCCGTTGTCGCCGGAGTTTATCCCGGATGATTCCATCCTGCGCGAGTTCATCGGCGAATCGATCCTCGAAGAATTCCAGAGCTGGGGTTCCTGA
- a CDS encoding fumarylacetoacetate hydrolase family protein: MRYLRFRRKGEATVLQGWMEEDRVGLIAGPLFGAHRRMPAGTPAASVQIVTPCPPGKILCVGRNYAEHAREQNAEVPEVPLLFMKPPSAVIGPGEAVLLPPQSERVEHEAELAVVIGRRIRGVGAEEAAAGIFGYTIANDVTARDLQQRDGQWTRAKGFDTFCPLGPWIETDVDPHDLRIACRVNGQIRQLGSTRDMIFSVPQLIAFLSGIMTLEAGDILLTGTPAGVGPLEDRDTVQVEIEGIGILENPVLGSRKAPANGESL, from the coding sequence ATGCGATACCTGCGTTTTCGGCGCAAAGGGGAGGCAACCGTACTGCAAGGCTGGATGGAGGAAGACCGGGTCGGGCTGATCGCCGGGCCGCTGTTCGGCGCGCACCGGCGCATGCCCGCCGGAACTCCGGCGGCTTCGGTGCAGATCGTGACTCCCTGTCCGCCGGGGAAGATTCTCTGCGTCGGACGGAACTACGCCGAACATGCCCGCGAACAGAACGCCGAAGTCCCCGAGGTGCCGCTGCTGTTCATGAAGCCTCCCTCGGCGGTCATCGGCCCGGGAGAGGCCGTCCTGCTTCCGCCGCAATCCGAACGGGTGGAACACGAAGCCGAGCTGGCGGTGGTCATCGGCCGCAGGATCCGCGGCGTCGGGGCCGAGGAAGCGGCGGCCGGGATCTTCGGATACACGATCGCCAACGACGTCACCGCGCGGGACCTGCAACAGCGCGACGGCCAGTGGACCCGGGCCAAGGGGTTCGACACGTTCTGTCCGCTCGGGCCGTGGATCGAGACGGACGTGGATCCGCACGATTTGCGGATCGCCTGCCGCGTCAACGGGCAGATCCGCCAACTGGGATCCACGCGCGACATGATTTTTTCGGTTCCACAGCTGATCGCCTTCCTTTCCGGAATCATGACCCTCGAGGCAGGAGACATCCTCCTGACCGGGACGCCGGCGGGCGTGGGCCCCTTGGAAGACCGGGACACGGTGCAGGTGGAGATTGAAGGCATCGGAATCTTAGAGAATCCGGTCCTCGGATCGCGGAAGGCGCCGGCAAACGGCGAATCCCTATGA
- a CDS encoding dCTP deaminase, translated as MGLKSDGWIVRMAKEHGMIEPFTDRQVRQGVISYGVSSYGYDIRVADEFKIFTDVYSAVVDPKAFDTRSMVDFRGDVCTIPPNSFALARTVEYFRIPRSVLTLCVGKSSYARCGIIVNVTPFEPEWEGYVTLEISNTTPLPARIYANEGIAQVVFFEADEECLVSYADKKGKYQAQKTIVLPKV; from the coding sequence ATGGGATTAAAATCGGACGGCTGGATTGTCCGGATGGCGAAGGAGCACGGGATGATCGAACCGTTTACGGACAGACAAGTCCGGCAGGGCGTGATTTCCTACGGCGTCTCTTCCTACGGCTACGACATCCGCGTGGCAGACGAATTTAAGATCTTCACCGACGTATACTCCGCCGTCGTCGATCCGAAGGCGTTCGACACGCGTTCGATGGTGGATTTCCGCGGCGACGTCTGCACGATCCCGCCCAACTCGTTCGCCCTGGCCCGGACCGTGGAATACTTCCGCATTCCGCGCAGCGTGCTGACCCTTTGCGTGGGGAAAAGCTCTTATGCGCGGTGCGGGATCATCGTCAACGTCACGCCCTTCGAACCCGAATGGGAAGGATACGTCACCCTGGAAATCTCCAACACCACTCCGTTGCCCGCGCGGATCTACGCCAACGAGGGCATCGCGCAGGTGGTTTTCTTCGAGGCCGACGAGGAATGCCTCGTCTCCTATGCCGATAAAAAAGGAAAATACCAGGCGCAGAAAACCATCGTTCTGCCTAAGGTTTAG
- a CDS encoding ComEA family DNA-binding protein: MKTWQAFLIGLCSGLLSAALILIGHGRMEGKAILLSTPLDPPGVRVSVRGAVAAPGVYRLAPGSILQDALDAAGGVLPEGDTSRLNLAAPLSEGQEVRVPVKTPTPGPGTPTAPSSGGKINLNTATREELESLPGIGPVLAQRIIEYREEHGPFHSVDDLLNVEGVGPALLEKIRDLVEV, encoded by the coding sequence ATGAAAACCTGGCAAGCGTTTCTCATCGGTTTATGCTCGGGATTGCTTTCGGCCGCGCTGATTCTCATCGGCCACGGCCGGATGGAAGGGAAGGCGATTCTGCTTTCCACCCCGCTCGACCCGCCCGGGGTCCGCGTATCTGTGCGCGGAGCCGTCGCGGCTCCCGGGGTCTACCGCCTTGCCCCGGGCAGCATCCTGCAGGATGCCTTGGATGCCGCCGGCGGCGTCCTTCCGGAAGGCGACACGTCGCGCCTAAACCTCGCCGCGCCGCTGAGCGAGGGACAGGAGGTCCGCGTTCCGGTGAAGACTCCCACGCCCGGTCCCGGCACCCCCACGGCGCCCTCCTCCGGCGGCAAGATCAACCTCAACACCGCCACGCGCGAGGAACTGGAATCGCTGCCCGGCATCGGCCCCGTCCTCGCGCAGCGGATCATCGAATACCGCGAGGAACACGGCCCGTTCCACTCTGTGGACGATTTGTTGAACGTCGAGGGTGTCGGTCCGGCGCTGCTGGAGAAGATCAGGGATTTGGTGGAAGTCTGA
- a CDS encoding DsbA family protein has protein sequence MPKKRKDFTRQRISSMNVQRNLMIAIGAVVLIVAVVAIIASQSAPVDASFPAREIGNRSTARVLVEEYSDYQCPTCGLFATTAEIRLREEYINTGKVLFIYRSLPVLGAESTLAALGALCAGDQDMFWEYHDILYRNQAGVNLGSFTTARLQAFAVELNLDSLAFNKCLSSQSRMNVLEADVNRANVLRIQDMPTFYVNNVMVAGSDPSFQWLFDAIDRALLSAGG, from the coding sequence ATGCCCAAGAAACGCAAGGATTTCACCCGGCAGCGGATTTCCTCGATGAACGTGCAGCGCAACCTGATGATCGCCATCGGCGCCGTCGTCCTGATCGTCGCCGTCGTCGCGATCATCGCCAGCCAAAGCGCCCCGGTCGACGCTTCGTTCCCGGCGCGGGAGATTGGCAACCGCAGCACCGCCCGGGTTTTGGTGGAGGAATATTCGGATTATCAGTGTCCCACGTGCGGTCTCTTCGCCACCACCGCCGAAATCCGCCTGCGGGAGGAATACATCAACACCGGCAAGGTGCTTTTCATTTACCGCAGCCTGCCCGTGCTGGGAGCGGAGTCGACCCTGGCCGCGCTGGGCGCCCTGTGCGCGGGGGATCAGGACATGTTCTGGGAATACCACGACATTCTTTACCGCAACCAAGCCGGAGTGAACCTCGGCAGTTTCACCACCGCCCGCCTGCAGGCCTTCGCCGTGGAGTTGAACCTGGACAGCCTTGCCTTCAACAAATGCCTGAGCAGCCAATCGCGGATGAACGTATTGGAGGCGGACGTCAACCGCGCCAACGTTCTGCGGATCCAGGACATGCCGACCTTCTACGTCAACAACGTGATGGTGGCCGGATCCGATCCCAGTTTCCAATGGCTGTTCGACGCCATCGACCGCGCGCTGCTCTCCGCAGGGGGATGA
- a CDS encoding GNAT family N-acetyltransferase — translation MAWLHLFAADDPPGTSAVWGRLWPEAAQVLSDMGVPRAWAMTTESWMVQLLLQSGFENVGCVVAYGVRPYPSPRIGEVDAGISAMQEADLREVGELDRAAFSPPWQLDPDALGENRRRSDLAVVLRRESRIAGYLTAVRTSVGVHLSRIAVHPRHQGRGAGRRLLAYLLDFFHRQGAPIVTVNTQTENLRSQRLYREMGFSPIGGSFPVFRAQTAPIRR, via the coding sequence GTGGCGTGGCTGCACCTCTTCGCCGCGGACGATCCCCCCGGAACGAGCGCCGTGTGGGGCCGGCTCTGGCCGGAAGCGGCGCAGGTCCTTTCGGACATGGGCGTGCCCCGCGCCTGGGCGATGACCACAGAGAGTTGGATGGTCCAACTGCTCCTGCAGAGCGGCTTCGAAAACGTGGGATGTGTGGTTGCCTACGGCGTACGGCCTTACCCTTCGCCGCGGATCGGGGAGGTCGACGCCGGAATATCGGCGATGCAGGAAGCCGACCTCCGGGAAGTGGGGGAATTGGACCGGGCCGCATTTTCTCCGCCTTGGCAGTTGGATCCGGATGCGCTGGGGGAAAACCGACGCCGTTCGGATTTGGCGGTCGTCCTCCGCCGGGAAAGTCGCATCGCCGGATACCTCACGGCGGTCCGCACTTCGGTGGGCGTCCATCTCAGCCGCATCGCCGTCCATCCGCGCCACCAAGGCCGGGGAGCCGGCCGCCGCCTGCTCGCCTATTTGTTGGATTTTTTTCATCGGCAAGGGGCGCCGATCGTCACGGTGAACACGCAGACGGAAAACCTTCGGTCTCAACGCTTGTACCGGGAAATGGGATTCTCCCCCATCGGCGGATCGTTTCCGGTTTTCCGAGCGCAAACGGCGCCCATACGCCGATGA
- a CDS encoding helix-turn-helix domain-containing protein, producing MPGPNAPQFLRNKMLGVLLKDAREAAHKSVRQAAEFLGMTSSMLSAFESGRRAITLPELEALAYTYDVPIRHFLYNAQFLTENKREKIDLNRLILLRQKMIATKLRQLRAEKNLRLGELGKKSGLTVRRVKAYENGVRPIPLADLESLATGLGVEVGSFLEYHGPVGEWEMNRESDDQFQKLPSDIRRFAAQPVHEPYLRLAMKLSELPVDRLRDIAESLLDITL from the coding sequence ATGCCAGGACCGAATGCCCCGCAGTTCCTCCGCAATAAAATGCTGGGGGTCTTGTTGAAGGACGCGCGAGAAGCCGCCCATAAATCGGTGCGGCAAGCCGCGGAATTCCTCGGGATGACCTCCTCGATGCTTTCGGCGTTCGAAAGCGGAAGGCGGGCGATCACCCTGCCGGAGTTGGAGGCCTTGGCGTACACCTACGACGTTCCCATCCGGCATTTCCTTTACAACGCCCAATTCCTCACCGAAAACAAGCGCGAGAAAATCGACCTGAACCGGCTGATCCTCCTCCGCCAAAAGATGATCGCCACGAAGCTCCGCCAACTGCGGGCGGAGAAAAATCTGCGTCTCGGCGAGCTCGGCAAGAAATCCGGCCTTACCGTCCGGCGGGTGAAGGCCTACGAGAACGGCGTCCGTCCGATTCCGCTGGCAGATTTAGAATCGTTGGCCACCGGCCTGGGGGTGGAAGTCGGATCCTTCCTTGAATACCACGGTCCGGTGGGCGAATGGGAGATGAACCGTGAATCCGACGACCAGTTCCAAAAACTCCCGTCGGATATCCGCCGGTTCGCCGCCCAGCCGGTGCATGAACCCTACCTCCGGCTGGCGATGAAATTAAGCGAACTTCCCGTGGACCGCCTGCGGGATATCGCCGAATCCCTCTTGGACATCACCCTATAG